Proteins from a genomic interval of Elusimicrobia bacterium HGW-Elusimicrobia-1:
- a CDS encoding phosphoribosyltransferase, producing MGKLSIVSNGVSTFADRNEAARLLAHELRSIVDNKTVSLGILRGGIVIARQIASVNGTELDIVLSRKIGAPMNPELAVGAVSESGELFVQRETASYAGADDEYIRREAQHQMVEIKRRALLFRKIAPKVPLEGKTVVISDDGVATGATMRAAIWAVRRERPKLLIVAVPVGARETLSMLARDVDEIVALEAPRDFDSVGSFYLRFAQVEDKEVLAILKEYKAG from the coding sequence ATGGGTAAATTATCTATTGTCTCAAACGGCGTGTCGACCTTCGCCGATCGTAATGAGGCCGCCCGTCTGCTTGCGCACGAATTAAGGAGTATTGTCGATAACAAGACAGTATCGCTCGGTATTTTGCGCGGAGGGATTGTTATCGCGCGCCAAATCGCCTCGGTGAATGGGACGGAGCTCGATATCGTTCTGTCGCGCAAAATCGGCGCGCCCATGAATCCCGAACTGGCCGTCGGCGCGGTTTCCGAAAGCGGCGAATTGTTTGTTCAGCGGGAGACGGCCTCGTACGCGGGCGCCGACGACGAATATATCCGGCGCGAGGCGCAGCATCAGATGGTCGAGATAAAGCGGCGCGCGCTGCTGTTTAGAAAAATAGCGCCCAAAGTTCCCCTGGAAGGCAAAACGGTCGTCATCTCCGACGATGGCGTCGCTACCGGCGCCACAATGCGGGCCGCGATATGGGCGGTGCGGCGGGAGCGTCCCAAATTATTGATAGTCGCCGTGCCGGTGGGCGCGCGCGAAACGCTTTCTATGCTTGCCCGCGATGTCGATGAAATCGTAGCTCTTGAAGCGCCCCGCGATTTCGATTCGGTGGGAAGTTTTTACCTGCGTTTCGCGCAAGTGGAAGACAAAGAGGTTTTGGCTATTCTTAAAGAGTACAAGGCGGGATGA
- a CDS encoding RNA 2',3'-cyclic phosphodiesterase: MRIFTAIEIPPDIRDEIFRAASPLGAAGGISVIRRDNLHITIKFISETDEDGLKRIKLAAGNVANRRAKTLKISGFGCFPTDGPPRIVWAGITQGDDFIAAAARQLDMALSQKAHVTSGAFVPHITVARIRNGPGGQREQIERFIAEAVLSTREFKPEAISVIKSTLSPSGAIYETIFTAKFAGPENPLIPPCTL; the protein is encoded by the coding sequence ATGAGAATATTCACCGCGATAGAGATACCACCCGATATAAGAGACGAGATTTTCCGCGCGGCCTCGCCGCTTGGCGCCGCGGGCGGGATATCCGTAATCCGGCGGGACAATCTTCATATCACGATTAAGTTTATCTCAGAGACCGACGAGGACGGCTTAAAGCGGATCAAACTGGCGGCTGGGAACGTCGCGAATCGTCGGGCGAAAACCTTAAAAATTTCGGGATTCGGATGTTTCCCGACGGACGGCCCGCCGCGTATCGTCTGGGCGGGCATAACGCAGGGCGATGATTTTATAGCGGCCGCCGCCCGTCAACTCGATATGGCGCTGTCGCAGAAAGCCCACGTGACATCGGGAGCATTCGTGCCTCACATTACCGTGGCGCGGATAAGAAACGGCCCGGGCGGACAGAGGGAACAGATCGAGCGCTTCATCGCGGAAGCTGTTTTGTCGACGCGCGAGTTCAAGCCCGAAGCGATATCCGTGATAAAAAGCACGCTCTCGCCGTCCGGCGCGATTTACGAGACGATTTTTACGGCGAAATTCGCCGGACCGGAAAATCCTCTCATCCCGCCTTGTACTCTTTAA